From the Labrus mixtus chromosome 17, fLabMix1.1, whole genome shotgun sequence genome, one window contains:
- the LOC132992107 gene encoding alanine--glyoxylate aminotransferase 2, mitochondrial-like: protein MHKAVSFLSGRCAALTGQPCCYNGLAKFHLGNGAVCQKPAFKNHHEDLPEMPPCDFKPQEYKGMSKERMMEIRRLNCSPVTMKITYYKKPMFIHQGHMQWIWDVDGRRYLDLFAGVATVSVGHCNPKVTAATEKQLRTLSHTTNIYVHPTLHEYCEKLASLLPDPLKVVYLTNSGSEANDLAMLMARLYTGNFDIITLRGSYHGGTQQTMGLTSNSPYKYPIATSSGCTNTMCPDVFRGPWGGSHCRDSPVQTIRDCSCAQGQCMANEQYIGQLKETFATSVPSQIAAFFGEPIQGMGGAVQYPKNYFKETYKLVRERGGVCISDEVQTGFGRTGTHFWGFQGHEVLPDIVTMAKGIGNGFPIGAVVTTPEIAASFGKAFHFNTFGGSPLACAVASSVLDTIKEDGIQQNSLNVGTYLMTEMAKLRDKYEIIGDVRGKGLQIGVEMVKDKASRDPLPPEAMSEIFEDVKDMGVLIGKGGVYGQAFRVQPPMCITKEDVDFFLAVFNKAIHNYTSRH, encoded by the exons ATGCATAAAGCTGTGTCTTTTCTGAGTGGCCGCTGTGCAGCTTTAACTGGACAGCCCTGCTGTTACAATGGTTTGGCCAAATTTCACCTGGGAAATG GTGCAGTATGCCAGAAACCAGCCTTCAAAAACCATCATGAAGACCTGCCAGAGATGCCCCCATGCGATTTTAAACCACAGGAATACAAA GGTATGTCCAAAGAGAGAATGATGGAGATCCGCAGACTGAATTGCAGCCCTGTGACCATGAAGATAACCTACTATAAGAAACCAATGTTCATCCATCAGGGACACATGCAGTGGATCTGGGATGTGGACGGGAGGCGGTATCTGGATCTCTTTGCTGGAGTGGCTACTGTCAGCGTGGGCCACTGCAACCC GAAGGTGACAGCAGCCACAGAGAAGCAATTGAGGACACTTTCGCATACGACAAACATCTACGTCCATCCTACTCTCCATGAGTACTGTGAGAAACTAGCCTCCCTCTTACCCGATCCTCTTAAG GTGGTGTATCTGACCAACAGCGGCTCAGAGGCCAACGATCTGGCCATGTTGATGGCTCGGCTTTACACGGGCAACTTTGACATCATCACTTTAAG AGGATCATACCACGGCGGTACCCAACAGACTATGGGTCTAACCTCCAACTCACCTTACAAATACCCCATCGCCACTAGTTCAGGCTGCACAAAT ACCATGTGTCCTGATGTGTTCAGAGGTCCGTGGGGAGGAAGCCACTGCAGGGACTCTCCTGTGCAGACTATCAGAGACTGTAGCTGTGCCCAAG GCCAATGCATGGCAAATGAACAATACATTGGACAGCTCAAAGAGACGTTCGCCACGAGTGTCCCCAGTCAAATCGCCGCTTTCTTTGGCGAGCCGATTCAG GGGATGGGAGGAGCTGTGCAGTACCCGAAAAACTACTTTAAGGAGACTTACAAacttgtgagagagagaggaggggtctGCATCTCTGATGAG GTCCAGACTGGATTTGGGCGGACAGGCACTCACTTCTGGGGTTTCCAAGGTCATGAAGTTCTTCCAGATATTGTTACCATGGCGAAGGGCATCGGTAATGGATTTCCGATCGGAGCAGTTGTTACAACACCAG AAATCGCTGCTTCTTTTGGTAAAGCCTTCCACTTCAACACCTTCGGAGGAAGTCCTTTAGCTTGTGCTGTTGCTTCATCAGTGCTTGAT ACTATCAAAGAAGACGGCATACAGCAGAACTCTCTCAACGTGGGAACCTACCTGATGACAGAAATGGCAAAACTCAGAGACAAGTATGAGATTATCGGTGATGTCCGTGGAAAGGGCCTGCAGATCGGAGTGGAAATGGTCAAAGACAAG GCCAGCAGAGACCCGCTGCCTCCTGAGGCGATGAGTGAGATCTTCGAGGACGTTAAGGACATGGGAGTTCTGATAGGGAAAGGAGGAGTCTATGGACAG GCCTTCCGCGTCCAACCCCCCATGTGCATCACAAAGGAGGACGTCGATTTCTTCCTGGCGGTTTTTAACAAGGCCATCCACAACTACACAAGCAGACACTGA
- the dnajc21 gene encoding LOW QUALITY PROTEIN: dnaJ homolog subfamily C member 21 (The sequence of the model RefSeq protein was modified relative to this genomic sequence to represent the inferred CDS: deleted 2 bases in 1 codon) has protein sequence MKCHYEMLGVKRDAGDDELKKAYRKLALKWHPDKNLDNAEEAAEHFKLIQAAYDVLSDPQERAWYDNHREALLKGGISGDYEDDSIDLLQYFTVTCYSGFGDDDKGFYTVYRNLFESIVKEEMEHRKVEDEEEEEEFPPFGDSQSDYDTVVHVFYGYWQSFCTRKNFAWKEEYDTRQASNRWEKRAMEKENKKTREKARKERNELVRQLVSFVRKRDRRVQAHRKLMEEQNAEKIKKVEEMRRQQKLNQAKLAEEYKEQSWAAMSELEKELQQIEAQYGEEFGDASESEDEELDTETQEKNDAEQADGDELTIDYYDDLYCPACDKSFKSDKAMKNHEKSKKHREMVALLRQQLEEEDESLGLNANGKEEDDDKEEEEEEDEEEDKPRQKLSKKQKRKKKQQKVVTSAPVEEEEDKPTPTTHEEEATEKSEEPTEPENQDDLPPAEVKSSSGKAKGKKGGKEKPMTVKSNTGGEEIPEELILHCVTCNTEFSTRNKLFDHLKTSGHATALSSGAPHSSTSKSKKDKKKNR, from the exons ATGAAGTGCCACTATGAAATGTTGGGTGTGAAAAGAGACGCAGGAGACGACGAATTAAAGAAAGCGTATCGTAAATTGGCATTGAAATGGCATCCAG ATAAAAACCTGGACAATGCTGAGGAGGCTGCAGAGCATTTTAAGCTGATTCAGGCAGCTTATGATGTCCTGAGTGATCCCCAGGAGAGAGCATG GTATGACAATCACAGGGAGGCTCTGCTGAAAGGAGGAATCAGTGGAGATTATGAAGATGACAGCATTGACCTACTGCAGTACTTCACAGTCACCTGCTACTCTGGCTTTGGAGATGATGACAAG GGCTTTTACACAGTCTACAGGAATCTCTTTGAGTCTATTGTTAAAGAGGAGATGGAGCACAGAAAGgtggaagatgaagaagaggaggaagagtttcCTCCCTTTGGAGATTCCCAGAGCGACTACGACACT GTGGTGCACGTGTTTTACGGCTACTGGCAGAGCTTCTGCACGCGTAAAAACTTTGCCTGGAAGGAGGAGTACGATACGAGGCAGGCCTCCAACCGCTGGGAGAAAAGGGCGATGGAgaaggaaaacaagaaaaccaGAGAGAAGGCTCGAAAGGAGAGAAACGAGCTTGTGCGACAACTAGTTTCTTTTGTTCGCAAGCGCGACCGGCGTGTACAGGCCCACAGGAAGCTGATGGAGGAGCAGAACGCCGAGAAGATAaagaaggtggaggagatgaGGCGACAGCAGAAGTTGAACCAGGCCAA ACTGGCAGAGGAGTACAAGGAGCAGAGCTGGGCGGCCATGTCTGAGCTGgagaaggagctgcagcagatagAGGCTCAGTACGGAGAAGAGTTTGGAGACGCATCAGAGAGTGAGGATGAAGAGCTGGATACGGAGACACAGGAGAAGAATG ATGCAGAGCAGGCTGATGGAGATGAACTGACAATTGATTATTACGATGATCTGTACTGCCCAGCATGCGACAAATCCTTCAAATCAGACAAAGC caTGAAAAACCACGAAAAATCCAAAAAGCACAGAGAGATGGTGGCATTGCTGCGGCAACAGcttgaggaagaggatgaatcTCTTGGTTTGAACGCTAACGGAAAGGAAGAGGACGAtgataaagaagaagaggaggaggaagatgaggaggaagacaagCCTAGGCAGAA GCTGTCCAAAaagcagaagaggaaaaagaaacagcagaaagTAGTGACT AGTGCACCtgtggaagaagaggaagacaaacCAACGCCGACCACCCATGAGGAAGAAGCCACAGAGAAGTCAGAAGAGCCCACAGAACCTGAGAATCAAGATGATCTTCCTCCAGCAGAGGTCAAGAG cagctctgggaAGGCGAAGGGAAAGaaggga ggaaaagagaaaccGATGACTGTCAAGTCAAACACCGGAGGAGAAGAGATTCCTGAG gaATTGATCCTGCACTGTGTGACCTGCAACACTGAGTTTTCTACAAGAAACAAGCTGTTCGACCATCTGAAGACGAGCGGCCACGCCACCGCTCTCTCCTCAGGCGCCCCTCACAGCTCCACGAGCAAGagcaaaaaagacaagaagaagaacagataG